A stretch of Komagataella phaffii GS115 chromosome 2, complete sequence DNA encodes these proteins:
- a CDS encoding Subunit of the ARP2/3 complex has protein sequence MEDWRRIDIDAYDPDFTLRPEELQPAVPEVPTEVVEQKVQQARTLVSQGKAIDALKFLLQDPPYGADSVAKDIYLLQVIETLSSVKQSDISSTIGELDADQQDVLVKYLYKGMGSGEGRKQSGILLNWFDKTIEVAGEGSIVRYLSDKRFV, from the coding sequence ATGGAAGATTGGAGAAGAATAGATATTGACGCATACGACCCGGACTTCACTCTGAGACCAGAAGAACTGCAACCTGCGGTTCCTGAAGTTCCCACAGAAgttgttgaacaaaaagTGCAGCAGGCACGTACGTTGGTGTCTCAGGGAAAAGCGATTGATGCCCTCAAGTTTCTACTTCAAGATCCGCCATACGGAGCCGACTCTGTAGCCAAGGACATATATCTCCTGCAAGTGATTGAGACTCTCTCGTCAGTGAAACAGTCAGATATATCGTCTACGATTGGCGAACTGGATGCGGACCAACAGGACGTGCTCGTCAAGTATCTCTACAAGGGAATGGGCTCCGGGGAGGGCAGAAAGCAGTCAGGAATTTTGTTAAACTGGTTTGACAAAACCATTGAGGTTGCAGGAGAAGGATCCATTGTACGGTATCTAAGTGACAAGAGGTTTGTCTAA